A region from the Ptychodera flava strain L36383 chromosome 10, AS_Pfla_20210202, whole genome shotgun sequence genome encodes:
- the LOC139141535 gene encoding uncharacterized protein: MAKQAHVFIKCHVKSWEPKPWSKICNIHFEDFRKSDDPDSKAYVPTVFPKRLTRQKRRREHITGIRRKNVKTENKIRKTVPEQQKTEEMDKSNYDQHLPISMKSSDKEQHLESAGLPDHDYTAAAKRILSKSELEMEEIRVKYPDVYHHIVKIEKENCKLRYNINNLKSCILSLDTIRNNDKETLYWTGYPNYEVFESVFEYLVPKAMNLQYWRGEKETQFGHFYKYENHNKPGPDRKLSLKTEFFLVMVRLKCGLQLHDLAMRFSISEGSVSRIFNTWIPFMSREFSTIFTMPTNEDVSDSRCSAFRNYPNTRVVIDCTEIFSETPSAIHAKQQVWSNYKHHNTCKFLVGIGPNGSVNYVSDMWGGRASDKCITKNCDFLQHLKTGDDVMADRGFNIEIECLL; encoded by the exons ATGGCAAAACAAGCTCATGTGTTCATAAAATGCCATGTAAAGTCATGGGAGCCGAAACCATGGTCGAAAATATGCAACATACACTTTGAAGATTTCCGTAAGTCCGATGATCCAGACTCAAAAGCCTATGTACCAACTGTATTTCCAAAGAGGTTGACCAGGCAGAAAAGAAGACGGGAACACATAACTGGCATACGAAGAAAAAATGTGAAG ACAGAGAACAAGATCAGGAAAACTGTCCCagagcaacaaaaaacagaggaAATGGACAAATCTAATTATGACCAACATCTGCCTATCTCCATGAAATCATCTGACAAG GAACAGCATTTAGAGTCGGCTGGTCTTCCTGATCATGATTACACTGCTGCTGCAAAAAGAATTCTTAGTAAATCAGAATTGGAAATGGAAGAAATTAGAGTGAAGTATCCAGATGTCTACCACCAtatagtgaaaattgaaaaagaaaattgtaaacTTAGATATAACATAAACAACTTAAAGTCATGCATTCTCAGTCTGgacacaatcagaaataatgaCAAAGAAACCCTTTACTGGACAGGATACCCAAATTATGAAGTGTTTGAATCAGTTTTCGAGTATCTCGTTCCCAAAGCAATGAATTTGCAGTACTGGAGGGGTGAAAAGGAAACtcaatttggtcatttttataaGTATGAAAATCATAATAAACCAGGCCCTGACAGGAAATTATCACTaaaaacagaattttttctggtTATGGTCAGACTGAAATGTGGTTTACAACTGCATGACTTAGCAATGAGATTCTCAATCAGTGAAGGAAGTGTGTCCAGAATATTCAATACATGGATACCTTTCATGAGTAGGGAATTTTCTACCATATTTACAATGCCCACAAATGAAGATGTGTCTGATAGTAGATGTAGTGCATTTAGAAATTACCCCAATACTAGAGTTGTAATTGACTGTACTGAAATTTTCAGCGAAACACCATCAGCGATACATGCAAAGCAACAAGTCTGGAGCAATTACAAACATCACAACACTTGTAAGTTTCTTGTTGGTATTGGGCCTAATGGAAGTGTGAATTACGTATCAGATATGTGGGGAGGGCGAGCCTCTGATAAGTGTATAACAAAAAATTGCGATTTTCTGCAACACTTAAAGACTGGGGATGATGTGATGGCTGATCGGGGATTCAATATAGAAATTGAATGTCTTCTGTAG